CCTTGTACTGATTTTTATGGATATGAAGTTGCACTcctaataattttttttattttattccatgATTTCAATGTGCTATGTCTTATGACAAAATTAGATacttttataatgtttttttggtaAACAGACATGTAAAAAGTTTGTTAGGCTTTAGTTGTTTGCTTTCAATATTTATCCAGGGTTCTTCAGCTGTGTTATCAATTATGCGATCTATGTAAAACATCCGTGAGGCATAATAATACAGTTCTAAATTTGAAAATGTAAGACCTCCTTCAGTTCTTGGATTTCGAAGAATAATTCTGCTCAACTAATGTGCTTTATTAGACCAGACAAAAGAGGTGAATAAGGtattggatggatggataaagaaatgttttgggGGGATTAATGGTAAAGTTTGGAATATAAAAAGAAGTTTAGCCATATCATTTTAAACAGAATTATCCTTCCAATTAAGTTTATGTGCAAGTCAAACCATTTGTCTATTCAAGTAAGTCTGAAAAGTTTCCATGCCTATCTCATTGTGTTTACAAAATTAAGATCAATCATGCTTAACATTTCTTAAAACAGAACCATAACAGCGTCATTAATGTTCTTTCAATTTCAAACTGTATATGTTAATGTATCTTATCAAACAGGTCAAATCTAATGTGTTTACAAGAACATACCATTTTATGGAGGGTCACTGGCTCAAGTCCCCACCatgaccaaaaatatggagcgtggactggtagctggagaggtgtcattgagcaaggcaccgaacccccaaaCCGCTCAGGGCGCCTGTCTATGAACagtcactctgacatctctccatttagtGCTCGTAaagatcctgtttgtgcatgtgtgtgtgtgtgtatatttcgggcctgtgtgtatatgtatatatgacaatagagtgaaaacattgaagtaaataaaattaaaaaattaaataaaaatcaaaatttcTGTTGAATATAGTGTTATGGCACCTGAGCAATGGAGCAAGTGGAGCAACGGCATTCCCATTATTCAGTTAGGGGGAGCCAAGTTATGGTATCATCAGTCCCTACAATCAGGTGATTATATTAAGGCAGCCTATATATCAAGAATAATTTTACTATTTTCAGCATATTGAGCATTTTCAGCAGCTGACAAAAGCaagtaatacaaaaaaaaaatcacacatttttGGACCACCTTTTGAGTTGGTTCATTCCAACCCGTGAGCTGATCTACTGAtcagagcagcagacagagcaGAGCTTTTCCTCACAGTAACAAAGTGTCTGATTTAATAAACAGTGTTCAGTGATGGAAAGTCACTTTTTTAGACTTCTACAGTCTACTTTGTTTTAGTTTCAGCTTTACTCAGACTTTAGTTGgaattattaataaaaatgtGGACACATCACTCTATGTCTCTCCTTATATCCTGCTGTGCTTTTATTATCATCAGGGGCAGATATAGTGATTTTGGGGCCTGAGGCCCCAGGCAAACTTGGTTTATTTTGACCCTTTCTGTAACTGAGAATGTTGGTAGGCTGTCAGCAGCACtggaagaaggaggcctacacaaaacttttttctttaGCAAAACTATTAATAGCACACATTAAAGGTTAAAGTCAAAGTCCTGTATTCAGGAGAGGGAGCCTGTTATTAGGACAATGTACTTTACCTCTATTCAAAGAGCAGCTTTAAATTGTTACATACTGATGGATAGTTTAATGAATAACAATGTatcatattttaattattatattttgtgaGTAAAGATCTAAAACTGCAGTATAACCAGTagcatttatttgtcaagtaAATGTTGCAGTACAATGTTTTACTCCAAAGTAGAGGTACacaattgttgttttttttgtgatcctttcctcttctcatataaagccagggacaacagcatcccttagtggaaacgaagcttctatatacttttatttcacagataagaaacaataaattgtgaagacagtaaagccgccactaaaataacattttaagtcttgtgtgtgatatatccttcagggatttgtactttgggatttatccaggtttcatataagaagaggaaatctctgcttgcCGCTAAGCTaatatatacaatgtaaaatgctatcGGCTGGCACTAATAACAtaagcattttgtatttgtttggaaaacatgtttagtatgatAGTTGTTTAGtctgtgaatcttgtgagttgtaatggagccaaattgtgttaactttttaaatgttgctgttgtccctggctttatatgagatgaggaaaagatcgctagttgctaggctaattcatacaatgtaaaatgccacaggcttgtgctaataacgttagcatgttatatttgtttggaaaaagtGTTTAGTACAATAGTTTTTTTATCAGTGACTTTGttagttgtaatggagccataCTCAACGCCATTACCTTTGTTATATGTCGCTGTTGTCCCTGGATTTatatgagaaaaggaaaagattactggttgctaggctaatttatacaatgtaaaatgccataggcttgtgctataAGCCAACCAAATCTGAGCTAAagatagtgatatttcatcaaaaccactttattttacatctcatttaaaatttttccaaaaataaacaatttgcacaaactaaccagcatgcacgaCAACTGTGAAAAACCGAGGCTACTTAACTCCAGGATATTTTCATCTTTTAACTTTGAACTTTCAAACATCAGGGTAAGTTTTAGAAATGTAATAACTCATTTATGGtgataagttaagaacagtccctaaattgATATGAAATAGGTCCTACCACTTTGCTccctcaatgtttttttttttgctttccaCACCTGATTGACaattgtttcactgctgctcGTATTTACTTGTCAAGCCACCCAGAGTTAGACAACACAGCTAAAAGGCATGCCTAACATTTATGTCACTCAAGGAAAACGGAAAAAGGTGTGCGTTATCGGTGGTTGTTCGGCCTGGGTTCAGTTTTCAGAAGCTTTGTCATGTACATGCAACAGCTGAAACAAGAGCAAAATATTGTGAATAAAGTGAACAACAGGCTGCCCTCCTGCTAACACTCAGAGGAATTATGCCTTTAGTAATTTCGAGCCTTTTATATATGGTTTAATTGTACTTTTcaatcatttaatttaaaatgaaagaggaaaaacactgaaacgTATCACTAATTGTTTTATTATGAAGGAGGCATCCGGAAGTTTCACATTATCCTCTAAATAACTTGACACTGCTGCTATCAGAGTAGTGTGTTCCTGGAAAGTGAGTGTGGATCTTTATTTAATGTGGGGCTTTAGTAGAGTTGGAGGGATCCGTTAGAGTAGATGGCTTGTTGAAAGAGATGTAGGCTGGGAGGAATTCTTAACTGGACGTTTTAAAACGCTACGATCTCTCCCGTCCGGGTAAGTTTTGATGAGCAGCGCTGCGCAGCCCATTACCTCCGCTCTGTCTTTGTTCATCCAGCCGGGCCTTGCCCCGATGCGAACCGTTCTCGGAAATGGTGAGAACGTCTTGCCAAACTCCACGAAAAGTCATTtgcaatttaataataatttgctTGTCGCCGAATTTTGGAAGgtaggagaaaacaaaacatacttatttaaaCCGCTAGTATCCTATCTTCAATTCGGAATGCATGTAACGTTAATACAGCAACGAGCACCCTCTGAAACaagattttacattttaaaatagatTCCCCTGTTTTTCTTGAGACAAAGTTGCAAAGTCGTAGTGGGCACTAACGAACAATATGGAGCACTGAGGTATAAAAGTTGGAACGTTCTCGTAATAATGAGCTTCTTGGCGAAGTAAACATCGCCGAAATGAAGAGTGATCGTTATCGATTGGTTAAAGCTATAAAGTCGCGTTCAGTAGCGTAtgatttagtgtttttaatatAGAATCACCTAAAATTGCTGGATATTTAATGTAGTTCGGCCTACGGGAACGTTACCGGAGCAAAGCCAGGCCTTGCTAACGTTCGCTGtggctaggctaagctaactaacGTAGCAACACTGACCTGTCAGCGTTGGTGGTTATAAAGTCAGCCGATTGTCTTAAAAGGCATATTCCGCTGAACCTTACAGTCACAAGTGTTAATGTTAACTGTAAATGAGCCAAAACGGAAATCGTGAGAGCTGCTAATTATATTCTCCAACGTTATTAAAATTAAAGCACACGCCACTTAAGCCAATGTCAACGTTCCTTCTGACTTAAGTTGTAAGGAAAAAACCCTGAAACAAAGTGGTCAGTCACGGTGATGTAGCTAAGTgattaaaagtattttttacCTATGAGCTAGAGTCACTGTAAATATCGGTTTGGCTCTGTATATCTACTCCGGCGAAATAAAAAGAGTTGTTGACCAGCCTAAATAAAGAgagtaataatttaaaaaaatctgtgcttCCTCCTGGGCACAACTTGTTGTTACAAGCTGCACCActgtcttttctcctctctaTCCACTGCAGCTGTTATGGAGCAGCCACCTGGGAGCTTTGATGATCTCCAGCCTCAAGACCTCTCCACCTCCAGCATCCCCACTGTGATTGACCTGGCCAGGAAAGGCGGGGAATGTGTTATCGACAGCTCATCTCTTGACGCCCTGCGGATGGTCAAGAGCCCCGGCTGGTACCCAAACTCAGGGACTGGCAACCCCAGATTAGTTTTCTCAGAGACCAGCTCCTCAGACACCACTCTCCAATCAGGGGATCAAATTCAACCAGACAATGCCTTCTCCCACACTACAGTCACCCTCTCGTACGTGAGCAGGTCTCACGTTTTTTCCAATCATGATTCCCTGTCTCAACATACGTCTCTGTATGGTGTGCCACCAATTAGCAAGTTGTCCCTCCACCCTGCTTGTGATTCAGATACAGGGCTTGGGGAGACTGGCTATGCACTGAACCAGCATTACTTGGAGCAGGTTGATGGGCCTGTGGACCTCGCCACTCAGACAGAACTTTTTCAGTCATTGTCTCAGGCTCATGTGGGACCAGAGAATGATAGAGGAATATGTCTACAGCAGGAGCCTCAGGAGTTAAATGGTGGAGTCATTTTCAGTGACGAGGACATGGATGAGCATGTAAAAGGCGAAGAGGAACATAGCCTTTCTCGGGAGAAGAGTGGGGGTTTAGAGAATGGACAGGGTGATAGCTGTTCAAGTTCAGGAATATGTGCTGAATTCTCACTGGAGACACTCACCCCTGCCACaggggaggatgaggagaggagtGGCTCTGAGGTGCTCTTTCTCATGTCTAACAAACAGGAACCAGCTGTGGTTGCAGGCAGTGCGGGTGCTAGAGACCTGTGTTCACTAAACAGGGAGTACGTCAGTCCTCTGGAGGACCCTGTCTCCCCCTCTGCTACCTCACTGGACGATGTGGAAGATGTGTTCATCCTGCCTCAGGCCTCCAGCTCACCCAGCAGCGACAACTGTAAACTCAATGAGGTTGTGTTGGATGGCTTTAGTAAAGAGGGGGTCATTCAGCCAGGCACTGGCATCAGCAATAGTACAGCAAGGTTAGATTTAAGTGATGAAAATAAGCAGCCTATCCATAGACGGAAGGCAGCATTGGAGCCTTTGATTGACTTGACAGATGATATTTGTGTGTCAGATGTTTCCGAAAACAAACCCCAGGCTGTCGTTCCTCACATGAACGGGGATGCAAAGGCACTGCAGAAAACTTTAGGAGAAAAGAAACTGCCAGTGCGTTCCAGCAGAGGGACACGGTTGGAGGCTATTGTTATGAACATAAATTCAAGCAGGTATAAAGTGTCAGGATGCATATGCACCAATAAGAAAGCAATTGCTTCCCAATCAACAGCTAGTGATTCTAAATTAGCCAGTCCTAAGAGGAATGACACCCTGTCAGtaggaaaaattaaaaacagagcGAAAGCACGTTTTTCagtgaaaacaataaaacaaaaagcagtAACTTCAGTAAAAAGGGGTAAAACTAATAACATTAAGACTGACAGTAGCAAAGACTCTACCTCTGATTTTGAAGTCAATCATTCTAGCAGGTCTAATGGCAGCACATCTCTAAAAAGCCCTCAGGTTGCTGTGCACAAGAAGTCAAAGAAGGAGACAGAGCATATTTCATACTCCACATACTCACCACAGACCAGCACTGTCAAGTCAAAGAGGAAACTCTCTTCACAGTCAAGTCCTCAGTTTGATGTGCACAAAAAGTCAAAGGAGCCAGAGCATCTTTCTCACACTGACCCCTCAGTGGAAATTCATATGGCAAGATTTCCCCCAGCACCACCAACATCAAAATCTCCAAAGAAAAGCCAAGGCAAAGGCAAGGCTACAGGTAGAAAAATATCTGTCACTGCCAAGACGAAGGGGGCGGGCACTCCCAGGAGGAggcaaaagaaacacaaaaggaGCCAGTCTTCCTCCATGTTCTCCCCCAAGGAGCCAGAGATCAAGTTGAAGTATGTCAATTACAAGGAGGAGAAAAGGGACTTTAGATTAGACAGTTTCTCTCCATTTATCCGCATGGAGCGTCAGCAGTCATTGTCATCACTGTGTACTGTAATCAACTACCCCGAGGAGGTAAGGACGCAACACAAGAAGGGCCAGCAGCAGGCTCACCTCTGTGGCTTCATTTCTGCAGTTGTACctagcacttcctgtttgcagGTGGGCCGAGCATCCATGCATGGCCAACGCCAGCGTGCTCTCGTCTGCTGCCTGTGTGGGCAGGCAGCTAATGCCATGGACTTGGGGGACCTTCATGGCCCCTATTACCCTGAAGGGTACCAGCCAAGCACCAAAACACCTGCCAGCATGTTGGGCCTCAAAGAGGACGACTACAGTGACTCAGACTCTTCATCCTACAGTATCggaggcagagggaggaagTGTGCCATTCCACCCACACCACTGCGCCTCAGGCCAGGagctcagctgcagcagaagggCCTCCTGGAGAGTCACCAGTGGACAGCTGACAATGCTGGTAGTCCTGCAGCTAAGCAGGCTCGCTCAGATGCTGATTCTGCTGATGTGGAGGACTGGTACAGCCCCCCTGTGCTGCCTCTAGAGCCCTGTGAATACTGGCTCCACGAAGACTGCGGCATCTGGTCCGCAGGTGTGTTTCTTGTGAAGGGCAAAGTCTACGGACTGGAGGAGGCTGTCAAGGTGGCCCAGGAGACGGTAAACTGCACTTTAAGCCTATAATGTGAATACATTGTTACGCAGATCCACATGAAAATGTGGTTGATAGGAATGAGCTGGAAATGAACAAAACACTAAGCATGATAAGGCATTAATAGTCTGCCTGTTTACGTAAATGTTTCCTAAGCCTCTAGGATAATCATAAATTTCAGATGTATCTACCCAGTAGATACAGTTTTTTGtcagttaggaaaagattggaAATGATTGGTGCAGGCAAGCAACACTGAGACATTGTGATTTGTACAATATGTCCAATCTATAACGTGAAGGTTTGGAGTGTTGTTCATTTTAAcaagctgctttttaaaagCTGAGGTCAACAGTGACACTGTCTCACTGCTGCTCACAGACCTTTCTGTCTGTTTCACCAACTCCTCAGCTTCTGCATAGGTTTTTACATCTAACTCCTTATTTTTGGGTGACTTTTAATTATTCTCTTTGGAAACAGACAGATCTGAAGTCAGTGTCCACTTAATAGCTTTTTCTTCCCTTAGCTTTCGACCGCATCTGTCTTCCTCAGTGAATGTCATAATGGAGATTTTCCCACTGTCATCATATGACCATAAGGGGAGCgtacctatgttccccgggttccCCCACTTTGTATGGGACcccaaaagggtcctatgttcccagctttgtatgggaccggggaaccctttttaataataagggttctatgttccccgcttttccCCAAAAGTACCTGGGGAACAtaggcccttttttttttttttttaaagggtccTAACCCTAACTGTAACCCCAACCCTAACccctttttcttaaaaagggTTCTTTGTTCCccggtcccatacaaagcggggaacatatttccttttggggaaagcggggaacataggacccttatttttttaaagggttctatgttccccgatcggggaacatagaacccgggaaacatagaacccggggaataTAGGGATGACCCCGACCATAAGGAACTCTGGAGTTTTGAACGTTTGTATATACCACCTGTTATCACATACTCAAAATTCCAATCATagaggacaaaaacaaaaaaaagcacatttgcATATAAAACGCTTAACTCAGTTATTGGCAAAAAAATGACTTCAATGATTAATTGACTTTTAAAACAGTTGCAGATTGAACTTTCCGCTGATGAGCTAATCACATTTAAATAGCTAATTTCTCTGTTCTAACCTGAAAAGCGTGCACAAGAGAACAGCAAAATCCACAGCAAACCCCTTCTTTTTTGCAACAGACTCCACACAAAATAACATGTGATCTAGCATATTTAGCAAAATGCCATTACATCTGCCAGATTTATGATTCAGGGCTCCAGAGTGCCCCCACTTTGGTTGCACATGTGACCAAAAACCTCAAGCAAAATTAAAAATCTTAACATGTGGTAGTTATTCAAAAGGAAGAGAACTATTTTTGGCCACAGAAATGCAGCAGTCCCCATTAGGGATGTTCCTagcgactaatttccctgtcgattaaacaaacattttaattaagactagttGAGTAgtctaaaaaagggaaaacactcagaaaacagtcatcatttagcacaatttattgttaagtatttgaaacattgtcccaaaaaatattgggtgcattaagagccctttgaagcctttaatcatAATCTTAAACAACCATGACACATTTTGAATGCCGCTGAAGTACGAGACACTTTGCGCCATGCGGTATGCATGACAgcaactcagtcaaaagttaaccactaaaataacatctaaaataaattaattgcctctgaaatgtggggcacattgTACCTTGCATATTACGTTACCTTTGATAATCTTCCTGCGCCCAGACCCATTAATAAGGGGTTGGAATTACTAGCCCTACGTAATGCTGCTTACTGCTGTCCTCAAATCAGCAGGTTGAGCTAGAGCTGAACACAGACAAACTTCCTTGTGGATActtgggaaaagaaaaaaaaaattgtgtacTTTAGCTATGATATCTTAAGATccaggggaaaaaaactcaCATCCATGTGTATGAAAAGTAAATGTCAGCTGGGTAAAAGGCCTACTCAGGCAAATTACTTTGAGCCAAGTGTGCAGTTGATTATATACAAAAATGTTTGTACCACGTTTTCTTCACAGTGATAAATGTAGGACATTtctataaaaatattgatacaTGAGGGCTGTAGTGACTATTTGACGCCTCTCCTTTGTGTGCAGCGGGTCGATTAACTCAGACTCACCAGCGTCCATGCAGCAATACTCAAACGTGTTTACATGTACTTGTACCATTAATAACTTGCATGCAAAATCAAACAAGAGTCCATTGTTGGCCACGCTAGACCTGACAGTCAAAAAAACGTTATGCTTCACCAGAAAGCAACACCTGCTGAAGTGATTACTTCCTCCTGCttatacatttacatacacacacgctcCGAATACCACCTACTGTGCACATGAAGGAACTACAAGTGAACACGTATTTTCATATACACGTATGCACATGAACATAACACATAAATGGCTCTAACAAAGACTTTGAAGAAATGCTATTATGTCAATAGGCATCTACTGGTCCTCTGATTCTTAAGAATTCATAagttttattactttaattacaaACCCGTAAATGAACAGAGAGATCTCAAAAGAGCTTTTCTACTGTGCTGCTTTTCTATCAAAAACTCAGCCTACTTCATGAATCAGGAGTTCAATCATATACATTTACTTGTCATTTGTAAGTACTTTCTGCATTATTTTAAGGCTCATTCATTGTTATCTTTGTAAGCTATATCAGATTGTGTTTTGTATCTAAGCATGCTGTGAGCATGTACATGATGTCTCCATTCACTCTTTTATCTGCTGTGTGTCCAGATGTGTTCAGCATGCAGTGACTCTGGTGCTACACTGGGCTGCTTCTTCAAAGGCTGTCCAAACAAGTACCACTACAGGTGTGCTCTGGAGTCAGGTAggtgctgctgctctctgccaTGCCAGTGGCTAGTTTTTGTCAGAAGGGGCTAtgccaaaaattaaaaaagaaatcatgaTAAAATATTGGCCTAATATAATGATGCAGTAatgtatttctctttttttatttaattattagtaatgcaatataataataatataattgtattgtattgtattacatTATACTATTGTATTGCATTGTATGTGTGTTAAGtgaattttaaataaaatatcaaataaaatacaacacatttgttttgtagtatccatcttgtttttacattacaaCTTTAAAGCTCATGCACACACCCACGTCAGAAGAATGATTTCCCAACTGGAGAAATGGGACCATTTAAGGAGAACAATAATGAACATTAATAAATTAATGTCCCTGAGGCACTTCCACTGagcctgaacctgaacctgcaTGTGTGGGAAGGTGGCCAATTGGGTGAATCAGTGGGGTGTCTTTAACTCCTCTTGTGTTCTTGTTCCAGCAGACTGTGTACTCGTTGAAGAAAACTTTTCCATGAAGTGTAAAAAGCACAAGGTGAGCAGAAATAATTGCACTTTTATGTTTGTGAAACCAGTGACCAGTGAAAATGTCCAAGTTAACTATAAAATCAAGAGAATTAGATATGTTTGTGTTCTTACAGAAAAACAGCAGTCTGCTGTTGGAAAGATATCCCGTGTGACTGTATTATTAACTAAATATTTTGTGATTCCTCATCCATCCGCAGAACAAGACATTCATAGTCCCTCCAGGGAACCGATGGGATTCCAGGTGACAAAGTAGACATCTCATGAGGTTAGTGAATACCTGCTTTGCTTCAATGTCCTTTGCAGCTCTGGAGTcaagtttcagaaaaaaaattgcTCATTGGTCTCCAAAACTGTGTAAAAGTAGCCTCTAAACCCAAGTTTGAGACTGCATATTAATAACAGCGCGTTGGGGGCATGGGGGTCTCATGacagatgctgttgtgttatgtGAAGTGTTGGAGGTTTTCCGAGTGCAACCCATACTAGGACTCAAGAGTTAACTCAAGAGTTCATATGTCAGTTATGAGAAAACTTCCCACAAATccctaataggataaaataatgaagtatCCAAAGGGTCAAAtttcaacttcactgtgacatcataatgttctgaataaaacacttttctggccattattcagcttcatatctcaggaacagaagggaagacatttggtcagatactgaattggtgacactgatcttgggtgtccaacttgaaactgtgctgattgtatagattgtCTGTGCTGTCgaggggaaaatgtgtgtgaagcatctttgttttcacagaaatgGAGGGAAAATTGACTGGtgcgcagaggcatacaaccgcagGGCTGGTTTAATCAGAAGTATTAAAGTCAAGGCTTTTTTCAAGAAGAAATGTGTTGAGATGAATTCATTACTTTGAAATatgttttactgtttatttatccAGACATTCAGCTGCAACATCCTGCAGGGCCATTCCTTGCGCTACTGCTGGTAACCATGGCAACTGTGGACTGAGGTTCTTCTGACTGACAGCTAGCACCTGTAAACCTTAACTTCACCCTCTGCTTTTCAACTGTACTGTTAACCTCTGACACTGTGGCTGGAGGCACCCAGTCACTGAAACCTCCCTCAGTCCAATCCTCTGGTACTCCTCAAACTGACACCAATAGCAACTGCAGACTGGGGAAACCTACTCTCAACTTCTTTGTGTTATcactctgtatttatttataaggaTTTTTTGTTCTTGGATTAAATATGAATAACAAtcaaagatatttaattttttaaagattttgtaagtatttgattttatttggtttatttaTTCTTGGAGTTTTCTTATTGGCTTCTTATCAGTTGTCCAAGAGGTTtggttgtgtgtttttaagttATTGGTTAAGttaataaaagctgaaatatcAAGCCAGTTAAGGAGATACTGGTTTTATTTAAAGACAAGACAGAGAAAGGGCTGGTTGGCGGGAGACTCTGTCAACATAACAGGGTTTCATATCGAACAGAACCCCTTTTACATCATAGCACATGGAATTATTACATTGAGTTTCACAAAGAGCGCTTCAAAAGCCAAATCTCAAATACACCTTAATGACACTTGCACTAAATGTTGGCCCCAGTTGATGTTATCCAGGGCACTAAACCATGTGTTTGAATGTATTCTTCACATGTGACAGGTACAAGTACTGTGACAGAAGTACTTGTGAACATGTCTGATCCTCTGCCTCCCCACATTGTATCATTTACTTAAGGTTCTTTGAGGTTCACAGGTCAACCAACAATCTGGATGACCCCTAGTAATTTTATTTGTCTTAAAGCACTTTTGTGTCCCGCTTCAGGCTTGGAGAATTGAAATGTGTCCGTGTTATTGGTCTGTACAGCCCTTAAATCAATTGGTATCCTAATGAGAATTCAGTAGGATTTGTTGAGAGTCCTGTAAGAAGATAATTAAAGCaggcttgattttttttcttagaaaGTAAAGGGACTTCTTTCAATGCAAGTCATCTGCTGCTTCTCCAGAGCTGCAAAAAGTAATTTCTGTTCAGTTTCATTTTCTGAATCTTGCAACACAGTATTCACATTGCTTTGAGTGTACCACAACAAAGTCGTTTATTTTACACCACTCAGCTTCACCTGTGTCACTTCAAATTAAGAAGGATCTATGTTGGCGAAATTCTCTGCTGACATCGAGGATCttacttttaataggaatggcCAGGTACATAAAGTAATAGAAAGATTCCTGATAGTCTATTTTCATGTCTTGACTTGGGCCTACATGGTGAATTTCTACCAGAACTTTTCTGACGAAGCCTTATCTGACGAGAGGTACATAAAGTCTTTCTTGTTCTCACTAGCTTGTGGTGCAATGACAAATCAGTGGATGTACATCAACTTTCTTTGGACTTCTTGATGACTGAAGGCAGCTTCCATGCACTTTCCTCTACAGACTTTGTTGTTATTGATACCAGGGGCATGGTAGGTGAGTTACTAATAAACCCTTCGACATGCTGACTCTTGAGGACTTAGACCATGTACTAAGATTAATATTAGTGGTACTTGGTGAATCCGGTGCTGAGGTCAGGGCCTTGGCCTGTCAGCTTATACCGACTGGTGTGAAGTCTCCTTATCTCCTTTATTTTGTATAGCACTATGAGGGGCAGCATTGTGCTTACTGTGAGATCCATAAAGCCATGGCTCCATGTCAGCAGATATTCACACAGAGGAGGCTGAAGACTTTGTCTTCTtctcaccagcagcagcaggacacaacacacacacacacacacacacacacacacacacacacacacacacacacacacacacacacacacacacacacac
The nucleotide sequence above comes from Epinephelus lanceolatus isolate andai-2023 chromosome 21, ASM4190304v1, whole genome shotgun sequence. Encoded proteins:
- the LOC117247265 gene encoding uncharacterized protein LOC117247265 isoform X1 — translated: MEQPPGSFDDLQPQDLSTSSIPTVIDLARKGGECVIDSSSLDALRMVKSPGWYPNSGTGNPRLVFSETSSSDTTLQSGDQIQPDNAFSHTTVTLSYVSRSHVFSNHDSLSQHTSLYGVPPISKLSLHPACDSDTGLGETGYALNQHYLEQVDGPVDLATQTELFQSLSQAHVGPENDRGICLQQEPQELNGGVIFSDEDMDEHVKGEEEHSLSREKSGGLENGQGDSCSSSGICAEFSLETLTPATGEDEERSGSEVLFLMSNKQEPAVVAGSAGARDLCSLNREYVSPLEDPVSPSATSLDDVEDVFILPQASSSPSSDNCKLNEVVLDGFSKEGVIQPGTGISNSTARLDLSDENKQPIHRRKAALEPLIDLTDDICVSDVSENKPQAVVPHMNGDAKALQKTLGEKKLPVRSSRGTRLEAIVMNINSSRYKVSGCICTNKKAIASQSTASDSKLASPKRNDTLSVGKIKNRAKARFSVKTIKQKAVTSVKRGKTNNIKTDSSKDSTSDFEVNHSSRSNGSTSLKSPQVAVHKKSKKETEHISYSTYSPQTSTVKSKRKLSSQSSPQFDVHKKSKEPEHLSHTDPSVEIHMARFPPAPPTSKSPKKSQGKGKATGRKISVTAKTKGAGTPRRRQKKHKRSQSSSMFSPKEPEIKLKYVNYKEEKRDFRLDSFSPFIRMERQQSLSSLCTVINYPEEVRTQHKKGQQQAHLCGFISAVVPSTSCLQVGRASMHGQRQRALVCCLCGQAANAMDLGDLHGPYYPEGYQPSTKTPASMLGLKEDDYSDSDSSSYSIGGRGRKCAIPPTPLRLRPGAQLQQKGLLESHQWTADNAGSPAAKQARSDADSADVEDWYSPPVLPLEPCEYWLHEDCGIWSAGVFLVKGKVYGLEEAVKVAQETMCSACSDSGATLGCFFKGCPNKYHYRCALESADCVLVEENFSMKCKKHKNKTFIVPPGNRWDSR
- the LOC117247265 gene encoding uncharacterized protein LOC117247265 isoform X2 gives rise to the protein MEQPPGSFDDLQPQDLSTSSIPTVIDLARKGGECVIDSSSLDALRMVKSPGWYPNSGTGNPRLVFSETSSSDTTLQSGDQIQPDNAFSHTTVTLSYVSRSHVFSNHDSLSQHTSLYGVPPISKLSLHPACDSDTGLGETGYALNQHYLEQVDGPVDLATQTELFQSLSQAHVGPENDRGICLQQEPQELNGGVIFSDEDMDEHVKGEEEHSLSREKSGGLENGQGDSCSSSGICAEFSLETLTPATGEDEERSGSEVLFLMSNKQEPAVVAGSAGARDLCSLNREYVSPLEDPVSPSATSLDDVEDVFILPQASSSPSSDNCKLNEVVLDGFSKEGVIQPGTGISNSTARLDLSDENKQPIHRRKAALEPLIDLTDDICVSDVSENKPQAVVPHMNGDAKALQKTLGEKKLPVRSSRGTRLEAIVMNINSSRYKVSGCICTNKKAIASQSTASDSKLASPKRNDTLSVGKIKNRAKARFSVKTIKQKAVTSVKRGKTNNIKTDSSKDSTSDFEVNHSSRSNGSTSLKSPQVAVHKKSKKETEHISYSTYSPQTSTVKSKRKLSSQSSPQFDVHKKSKEPEHLSHTDPSVEIHMARFPPAPPTSKSPKKSQGKGKATGRKISVTAKTKGAGTPRRRQKKHKRSQSSSMFSPKEPEIKLKYVNYKEEKRDFRLDSFSPFIRMERQQSLSSLCTVINYPEEVRTQHKKGQQQAHLCGFISAVVPSTSCLQVGRASMHGQRQRALVCCLCGQAANAMDLGDLHGPYYPEGYQPSTKTPASMLGLKEDDYSDSDSSSYSIGGRGRKCAIPPTPLRLRPGAQLQQKGLLESHQWTADNAGSPAAKQARSDADSADVEDWYSPPVLPLEPCEYWLHEDCGIWSAGVFLVKGKVYGLEEAVKVAQETMCSACSDSGATLGCFFKGCPNKYHYRCALESDCVLVEENFSMKCKKHKNKTFIVPPGNRWDSR